The genome window ATTTGTTTTTTAATCAAAATCCAAATGGAAAAGTAGCAGCTAAAGCCTTTTTGAACCGCATAAAAGAGCGTACAGAAAACCGTGATAAAAAAATCAGATTGGGTTCGTTTGGTAATCAGCTTACAGCCATAAAGGCTTGGGGAGAACAAAAGCCACAAGATTTATCAGTAATAAAGCAGCCAGTATTAATTGCTAACGGTGATAATGACAAAATGGTACCAAGCAGCAATACGTATGACTTAGCAAAACGTATTTCGAATTCTGAATTGATTGTTTATAAAGATGCAGGTCACGGAGGTATATTTCAGTATTACGAAGAATTTGTAAAAAGTGCATTAACCTTTTTAAATAAATAAATTTCCAATAACAATTTAAAAACAACAAAATGAAAGCATTCATAGTAAAAAAATACAGCAAAAAAGAAAAATTGCAACTGACTCAAGTGGCTGACCCCAATATAACCGAAAATCAAGTATTAGTTCAAATTCATAGTGCCGGTGTAAATTTATTGGATTCACTTATTAGAAATGGCGATTTCAAACTATTTTTGCCTTACAAAGCTCCTTTTATAAACGGACACGATATGGCGGGCGTTATCACCAAAGTAGGAGCAAAAGTTTCAAAATTTAAAGTCGGCGACGAAGTATATTCCAGAGTTGGCGACCACAGAATAGGGACATTTGCAGAACAGATTGCCGTAAACGAAGGCGATTTGGCATTAAAACCCAAAAATATTTCAATGGAAGAAGCAGCTTCTATTCCATTGGTTGGATTGACAGTTTGGCAAGCTCTAGTTGAAATTGCCAATTTGAAAAAAGGGCAAAAGGTGTTCATTCAAGCGGGTTCCGGAGGCGTGGGTACTTTTGCCATTCAGTTAGCCAAACATTTGGGGGCATTTGTAGCCACAACAACCAGTTCGGCAAATACAGCTTTGGTAAAAAGCCTAGGTGCCGATTTGGTTATTGACTACAAAACACAAGATTTCGCAACTATCTTAAAAGATTACGATGTGGTATTGCATAGCAATAGAGAAGCAAAAATTCTTGAAAATTCGTTAAAAATTTTAAAACCAGGAGGTACACTTGTTTCTTTGACTGGTCCGCCTACTCCGGAATTTGCAAAAGAAATTGGGTTAGCCTGGCCTTTTAGAATACTGATGGGACTATTGAGTAGATCGGTAAGAGGAAAAGCAAAAAAGTTAGGTGTTAATTTTAACTTTTTGTTTATGAGAGCTGAAGGAAGCCAATTACAACAAATTACCCAATTAATAGAATCAGGTATTATAAAACCAGTTATAGATAGGACGTTCCCATTTGAGCAAACCAACGATGCTATGACTTATGTAGAATCAGGACGTGCCAAAGGTAAAGTTGTCATTAAAATCAAATAATCAGAACAAACAAAATCAATAAAAAAAATGACCTTTTAAACAAAGTAATTCGGACTTTTGAACAAAACGCACTGGCGATACGCATTCTATCTTTGTCTCAATAAAAATTTAAAATGAATTTAAAAAATGGGACAAAAAAATCACAGCGGAGTCTTGCAAAAACCGATAGGCTCTGGCTTCAACGCAACATCAACAACAAAAGATGTTATCAAGGGAATTGACCTTACAGGAAAAACCGCTATCATTACAGGTGGTGATGGAGGTTATGGTTTAGAAATCACCAAAGCGTTAACATCGGCTGGAGCTACGGTTATCATTCCGTCTAGAAATGTAGAAAAATCAAAAGAAATTGTAAATGGAATTGCCAATGTAGAAGTAGAAGCATTAGACTTGGCAGACTCTGCTTCTATCAAGGCTTTTGCAGAGAAATTTTTAGCCTCTGGCAGATCATTGCATTTGCTTATTAACAATGCGGGCATTATGTGGACGCCACTACATCGTGATTCCAAAGGTAACGAAGGACAGTTTTCTACCAATCATTTAGGTCATTTTCAACTAACGGCCAAACTTTGGGATGCATTAAAAAAAGCAAATGGAGCAAGAGTGGTTAATGTTTCGTCATCATCACATCATTTCTCACCAATTCTTTTTGATGACATAAACTTTAACCAAAGAGAGTACGATAAATTTGTGGCTTATGGACAATCTAAAACTGCAAATATTCTTTTTGCCGTAGAATTAGACAAAAGAGGACAGCAATTTGGCGTTCGGGCTTATGCTCTGAATCCTGGTTTGAGCTTGGAAACTAATTTGGGTAAGCATATGACATTTGAAGATTTTGTTACTTTAGGTATATTACATCCTGATGGTACTCCGAACAAAGAGGCAGAAGCATCAATGGATAAAATAAAAAAGACTAAAGAACAGGGAGCTGCAACAGCGGTTTGGGCTGCAACGAGTCCTCAGCTTCAAAACATCGGAGGAGTGTATTTGGAAGATGTTGAAATTGCCCAATATGATGCGACTAATTATGACAGCATTGCAGCAGCCTATAAAAATCCTGCGGGATTTCCTGGTACAGCACCGTTTGCATTGGATGCAGAATCAGCTCAAAAACTTTGGACACTGAGTGAAGAATTAACGCAGATAAAATTTGACATTTAATTAATTGAAAAAAATAAGGTTCACGTCGTTGAGCCTTATTTTTTTACCTTTGTATTATGGCAACAAAACAAATCAATAAAAACGCTGAAATTGTTTTCAGCTGCAGCGGATCTACTCGAAACAATACCGAAATGATTGCGGAGGAACATTGCGTTGTTCGGGTGCTGTCGGGCGAATTAAAAGTTATTCAGTTAAATAAAACCTATGTTTTTGGGTTGGGCGAAACGCTTCTTTTCCCAAGAAATCAACTATCTACATTAATAAAATCCGATAAAGACGGCCTGCCTTACAGAGCCATTGTGGTAAAACTGACACAGGATGTTTTAAGGGCATTTTACGAACAAAAAAAATTGCAAGCCACTCTGGTTTCTAAAACCGATTACATCATTCCGTTGTCCCAAAGTCCTTTGCTTGACAGTTTTTTTGCTTCGATCTTGCCGTATTTCGACCTAAACTACAAATTGCCGCAAGAGCTTTCCCAATTGAAAATTCAGGAAGCGATTACCGTTTTGCGCTCCATAAACAAAGATATCGACAACATTTTATCTGACTTTTCAGAACCTCATAAAATCAACCTTGTCGAATTTATGGAACGTAATTATATGTTCAATATGCCAATAGAAAAATTTGGTTACCTGACTGGGCGAAGTTTGACCACTTTTAAACGTGACTTTAAAAAGGCTTTCAATACAACACCACAAAAGTGGATTACCCAAAAGCGACTGGAACTAGCCCGTTTTCAAATAACTGAAAAAAAGAGAAAACCTATTGATGTTTTTTATGAAGTGGGTTTTGAAAACTTATCCCATTTCTCATTTGCTTTCAAAAAACAATTCGGTAAAAGCCCTACGGAGTTTTTAAATAGCAATCTGCGATAATCAGTTAAAATCAGTTTAATTTGTCTGCCAATCTCAATGATTAAACACTTAAATTGGATTCTGAATTGAAGTTTAATTTTGCTTTTCGAGCTTGAGAAGATTGAAGTTTTCTTGGTATTTTATAGCTTTTACTTTCTTTTACAAACAAGGTACCTGTTTGTTTAAAAATGAAAGAAACATTATTTTCCACACAGGCATTTCTAATTTCGATTATCCAATTATAATTGCAAACACGAGCATTATCCCCAGATTCGCCCCCCACAACAACTTGTTCTATCCAATCGCCTTTTAAATGCTGTGAGAGATCGATAGTTCCTAAAAGAGGTTCACAAATGATTCCCTTTTTTGCGAAGGGTAATTTTTTAAATGTTGGGAGCCGTAGTTCTGCCTGTTTTTGGTTTTCAACAGAACAATAAAGCTTTACGTTGTCATAACCAGAACCCCAATCATTTGGAAGGCATTGTTGTACTCGGTCTATCCGTTTTGTTGCCATTGAAAAAGTGAGGTCTTGGCGAAGTTTTATCATTTTCCAAGCTTCATCACGCCAATCGTCTGCTTCTTCTATAAAAAAATCAGAAGTAAAGCAAGTCCACACGTGTTCGCCAGAAGGTATTTTGTAGCTTTTGTCCCTTTTTCTTTTTAAAGGTAAATCAAAATTTCGGGTCTTGTACACATTTTTACTGTCGATACCGTATAAGGCATCTCTCCGAAAAACGTAGCAATTTTTACATCCTTCAGTGATTTTAATGCATCCGTGCCATAAATTCCAGATAACCGACATAATTTATTATTCTCTAATTTTATTTATTTCCCTTTGCCCCGCCTTTTGCAACTAATTGATACGATTTTTCAACTAAATCCTTTATAATTTCGTCAGGAACATTGCCTTCAAGACTAACATTAATCCAGTGTTTCCAACTTAAATTGAATGGTTTTTCAAAACCTTCCTGTTCTCTGAGTTCTTCAATAGTTTCAGGATTACATTTTATAGTGCAATAATCGAATCTATCAATGTCAAAAAAACAAAACATTTTCTTTCCTGCATAAAACACTAAGATAGCTCGTGAATTCTTAAAAAAACCTTGAAAAGGCATTCCGTCGTGCGTATCAGGAAAGGATAAACAGTATGCTCTAAATGTTTCTATATCCATTATTATTATTTGGCTTTTACTACATTAATCTAAAATCTAATTTAAGCTTTCTTTTTGCTTTTTTGATAGACCATCAATTATAAGGTTATGTGATTTTTGTACCAACTCTTTAATTTTCGCATACGGAACATCTTTGTTAAAATATACTGAAATCCAATGTTTGTGATTCATATGATAGCCGGGGCGGATGCTGTCGTATTGAATGCGTAATTCTTCAATTAAATCGGGTTCTGATTTTAGAACGCAGAAGTCAAAAACCTCAATATTTACAAGGCAAAACCATTTATCACCAATAGAAAAGACAAGTAAATTACGATCGTATTGACTTGTTGCTTTTCCAAATGGCATTTTTTCAGTCACATCATTTAGAGATAGACAATATTTTCTAAAATCCTCAACATTCATATCTTATTGCTTTTAGAATTATACCACTTCTTTGATAGCATTAAAATCCATATCCATTGGGCGAATAAATGACCAGGTAGAATGTATAACACTCCAACTATCTCCTTCTTTTTGATATATTTCAATGCAATTATAGTGCATGTCAATAAGTGATGTATCTGCATGCAATTGAAATGTCAATATTGCGATGTCCTGTCCGAATTGAACTCGCGGATTGGTGAAGTCGTAGCTCTTTGCGTAAAGTTTTCCATCTACTACTGACGTAACAAATTTTGAAATCTCTTCGTGCGTATCTATACGGTGATCAAAGACGCCATCGAAATAGGAGAAATTTGTCTTCGACCAAAGATCTCTGTAGCCAGAGCTGTCTCCATTGAACCATTTGTCAAGAGCAGTCATTTCTAAATCGATAATTTGTTTGGCGAGTTGTTGTTGTTCGTCACTATACTTCCAAAGTGTGTTCTCACTTGTTTTCATTTTGTCTTTTTTAAATTTATAACTTCAGATTGTTGCTGATGACAGCTCAACTTTTTTAATTCAAAAACTGCTCTCTATATTGGGTGGGAGTTTGTCCTACTTCTTTTTTAAACAACCTCGAAAAATAAGGTGCATTTTCAAAACCCAATTGATAGGCTGTTTCTGCAACTGTGTTGTTGGTACTCATTAGTAAATTTTTAGCTTCCATTATTAAGGCCATATGAATGTGTTCTAAAGCTGTTTTGCCTGTTTCTTGTTTTAGCAAGTCACTTAAATATCTAGGGGATAAGTTTAATTGTTCCGCAATATATTTTACAGTTGGCAAACCATTTTCTTGAAAACTTACATTTTCAAAATAAGTAGTCAAAATATCCGTGAATTTTGAAATTGTCGTACCTGAAAGTATTATCCTATTTAAAAACTGACGTTTATAAAACCGCTGCGAATATTTCAAAATAGAATCAATGTGGG of Flavobacterium marginilacus contains these proteins:
- a CDS encoding NADP-dependent oxidoreductase, giving the protein MKAFIVKKYSKKEKLQLTQVADPNITENQVLVQIHSAGVNLLDSLIRNGDFKLFLPYKAPFINGHDMAGVITKVGAKVSKFKVGDEVYSRVGDHRIGTFAEQIAVNEGDLALKPKNISMEEAASIPLVGLTVWQALVEIANLKKGQKVFIQAGSGGVGTFAIQLAKHLGAFVATTTSSANTALVKSLGADLVIDYKTQDFATILKDYDVVLHSNREAKILENSLKILKPGGTLVSLTGPPTPEFAKEIGLAWPFRILMGLLSRSVRGKAKKLGVNFNFLFMRAEGSQLQQITQLIESGIIKPVIDRTFPFEQTNDAMTYVESGRAKGKVVIKIK
- a CDS encoding SDR family NAD(P)-dependent oxidoreductase yields the protein MGQKNHSGVLQKPIGSGFNATSTTKDVIKGIDLTGKTAIITGGDGGYGLEITKALTSAGATVIIPSRNVEKSKEIVNGIANVEVEALDLADSASIKAFAEKFLASGRSLHLLINNAGIMWTPLHRDSKGNEGQFSTNHLGHFQLTAKLWDALKKANGARVVNVSSSSHHFSPILFDDINFNQREYDKFVAYGQSKTANILFAVELDKRGQQFGVRAYALNPGLSLETNLGKHMTFEDFVTLGILHPDGTPNKEAEASMDKIKKTKEQGAATAVWAATSPQLQNIGGVYLEDVEIAQYDATNYDSIAAAYKNPAGFPGTAPFALDAESAQKLWTLSEELTQIKFDI
- a CDS encoding helix-turn-helix domain-containing protein: MATKQINKNAEIVFSCSGSTRNNTEMIAEEHCVVRVLSGELKVIQLNKTYVFGLGETLLFPRNQLSTLIKSDKDGLPYRAIVVKLTQDVLRAFYEQKKLQATLVSKTDYIIPLSQSPLLDSFFASILPYFDLNYKLPQELSQLKIQEAITVLRSINKDIDNILSDFSEPHKINLVEFMERNYMFNMPIEKFGYLTGRSLTTFKRDFKKAFNTTPQKWITQKRLELARFQITEKKRKPIDVFYEVGFENLSHFSFAFKKQFGKSPTEFLNSNLR
- a CDS encoding DUF5131 family protein; translation: MSVIWNLWHGCIKITEGCKNCYVFRRDALYGIDSKNVYKTRNFDLPLKRKRDKSYKIPSGEHVWTCFTSDFFIEEADDWRDEAWKMIKLRQDLTFSMATKRIDRVQQCLPNDWGSGYDNVKLYCSVENQKQAELRLPTFKKLPFAKKGIICEPLLGTIDLSQHLKGDWIEQVVVGGESGDNARVCNYNWIIEIRNACVENNVSFIFKQTGTLFVKESKSYKIPRKLQSSQARKAKLNFNSESNLSV
- a CDS encoding MmcQ/YjbR family DNA-binding protein, which codes for MDIETFRAYCLSFPDTHDGMPFQGFFKNSRAILVFYAGKKMFCFFDIDRFDYCTIKCNPETIEELREQEGFEKPFNLSWKHWINVSLEGNVPDEIIKDLVEKSYQLVAKGGAKGNK
- a CDS encoding MmcQ/YjbR family DNA-binding protein encodes the protein MNVEDFRKYCLSLNDVTEKMPFGKATSQYDRNLLVFSIGDKWFCLVNIEVFDFCVLKSEPDLIEELRIQYDSIRPGYHMNHKHWISVYFNKDVPYAKIKELVQKSHNLIIDGLSKKQKESLN
- a CDS encoding nuclear transport factor 2 family protein; its protein translation is MKTSENTLWKYSDEQQQLAKQIIDLEMTALDKWFNGDSSGYRDLWSKTNFSYFDGVFDHRIDTHEEISKFVTSVVDGKLYAKSYDFTNPRVQFGQDIAILTFQLHADTSLIDMHYNCIEIYQKEGDSWSVIHSTWSFIRPMDMDFNAIKEVV